The following proteins are encoded in a genomic region of Phaeodactylum tricornutum CCAP 1055/1 chromosome 1, whole genome shotgun sequence:
- a CDS encoding predicted protein: MTESYFAKVANDVLEATEQIATRMEEGLTAIMKGETPKQEDHYDQPILDGMDGEDGEDWLTIEEELRRSSPLEGIAESVMGNIMAGQAKPQTAGAHIEAFRHAITWSEPFILFLIAFQCVIFGLSLWVSKRDRGLAPRLILMSVIAGTVRSSELLNSYAAQNWGKFCTQNYFDDRGIFVMIMVCAPLLLDSLIMLILFMKEAAQLLVQVKSAELKKKHGSTKSGSSPTSKKRLKKDQ, from the exons ATGACAGAAAGCTATTTTGCCAAAGTGGCGAATGATGTGCTTGAAGCTACTGAGCAAATTGCCACTCGAATGGAAGAAGGTCTCACGGCGATAATGAAAGGCGAGACGCCGAAGCAAGAAGACCACTATGACCAGCCGATCTTGGATGGCATGGACGGGGAAGACGGGGAAGATTGGTTAACCATAGAGGAGGAATTGCGACGTTCGTCTCCCTTGGAAGGGATTGCCGAAAGCGTAATGGGAAATATTATGGCAGGCCAG GCGAAGCCACAAACCGCTGGCGCTCACATTGAAGCGTTTCGGCACGCCATTACGTGGTCGGAACCGTTCATCCTGTTTCTAATAGCTTTTCAGTGCGTTATATTCGGGCTAAGTCTCTGGGTATCGAAACGAGATCGTGGATTGGCCCCACGCCTAATTCTGATGTCGGTGATTGCCGGCACGGTCCGATCCTCGGAACTTCTAAATTCCTACGCTGCACAAAACTGGGGGAAATTTTGCACTCAGAACTATTTCGATGACCGTGGGATTTTCGTCATGATTATGGTGTGTGCGCCGTTGTTACTTGATAGCCTTATTATGCTCATCTTGTTCATGAAGGAAGCAGCTCAGCTGTTGGTTCAGGTGAAAAGTGCCGAactgaaaaagaagcacGGCAGTACGAAGAGTGGGAGCTCGCCAACCAGCAAGAAACGGCTGAAGAAAGATCAATAA
- a CDS encoding predicted protein codes for MPFVKNTKNKAYFSRYQVKFRRRREGRTDYRQRKRLVCQDKNKYQSPKYRLVVRFTNTQVICQIVYSLVDGDRILCQANSKELARYGLSVGLKNYAAAYCTGLLAARRLLQKVGLDDVYEGNSEVDATIVSTEYDKKKYFVDEVDEDKRPFRCLLDVGCKPTTTGHRVFGALKGAADGGLDIPHSEKRFPGFDRDSKEYDADMHRERIFGGHVGEYMEYLEEEDNQKYQEHFASFIAAEVEADGLEELYESVHEKIREDPSPSPKKDFSPDKSFKRKAKLTLDERKARVQAKKDAKNAELAADDE; via the exons ATG CCTTTTGTTAAGAATACCAAAAACAAGGCTTACTTCAGCCGCTACCAGGTGAAATTTCGCCGTCGCCGCGAAGGACGCACGGACTACCGTCAGCGCAAGCGTCTCGTCTGCCAGGACAAGAACAAGTACCAGAGTCCCAAGTACCGTTTGGTTGTGCGGTTCACTAACACCCAGGTCATCTGTCAAATTGTGTACTCGCTCGTTGACGGTGACCGCATTCTTTGTCAAGCGAACTCGAAGGAGCTTGCCCGTTATGGTTTGTCTGTAGGTCTCAAGAACTACGCCGCCGCCTACTGCACTGGTCTTTTGGCTGCCCGCCGTCTGTTGCAAAAGGTTGGTCTTGATGATGTATACGAAGGAAATTCCGAAGTTGACGCTACAATTGTCAGCACTGAATATGACAAGAAGAAGTATTTTGTTGACGAAGTTGACGAGGACAAACGCCCCTTCCGCTGTCTGTTGGATGTAGGTTGTAAGCCCACGACGACAGGGCACCGTGTCTTCGGCGCTTTGAAGGGCGCTGCGGATGGTGGCTTGGATATCCCTCACTCCGAAAAGCGCTTCCCAGGGTTTGACCGTGACTCCAAGGAATACGATGCCGATATGCACCGCGAACGCATCTTTGGCGGACACGTTGGTGAATATATGGAATACCTCGAGGAAGAAGATAACCAAAAATATCAGGAGCACTTCGCTTCTTTCATTGCCGCTGAAGTGGAAGCCGATGGTCTGGAAGAGCTCTACGAATCTGTCCACGAAAAGATCCGCGAGGACCCCAGTCCTTCTCCTAAAAAGGACTTTAGTCCTGACAAATCCTTCAAGCGCAAGGCTAAACTTACGCTGGACGAGCGCAAGGCTCGTGTCCAGGCCAAGAAGGATGCCAAGAATGCTGAGCTCGCAGCTGACGATGAGTAG
- a CDS encoding predicted protein produces the protein MSSSDTARTMDILATVFFVVAGLWLIIAMLYSLMVLLFLRLRARGQLDRIYENDFGRVYLGSTSLYLPCGFILRRYLQHLQFEHTGGQQRGANGETPRHPRYMTREERRAAMEVLLSQNPSVVTPNAKYDVTEGCDDSSNRKEDGYDTDGPTCSICLAEYEPEDDVLRSQTCPHEFHRECVLDWLQRPSCTECPCCRAAMVKEDVVWETVRAARKRRRRELRKQTGTRSSILKEVRSRTSEENLEATEEESESAGNPERREAGVVTIRFGESVDDLLQESEPEDPEASDVLDGTV, from the coding sequence ATGTCATCATCCGACACTGCACGCACAATGGATATTCTGGCCACTGTATTTTTTGTAGTTGCTGGCTTGTGGTTAATCATTGCCATGTTGTATTCCCTCATGGTATTGTTATTCTTGCGGTTACGGGCCCGGGGACAGCTCGACCGGATCTACGAAAACGACTTCGGTCGCGTGTACCTTGGGTCGACCTCTCTCTATCTTCCCTGCGGATTTATATTACGACGCTACCTTCAGCACTTGCAGTTTGAACATACAGGGGGGCAGCAGCGGGGCGCCAACGGGGAAACGCCCCGACACCCGCGGTACATGACACGCGAAGAGCGCCGGGCGGCAATGGAGGTGCTTCTTTCACAAAATCCATCCGTCGTCACTCCGAATGCCAAGTATGATGTGACGGAAGGATGTGACGATTCTAGCAACCGCAAAGAAGACGGATACGACACGGACGGACCGACCTGCTCCATCTGTTTGGCCGAATACGAGCCTGAGGATGATGTGCTACGATCCCAGACCTGTCCACACGAATTTCATCGAGAGTGCGTACTAGATTGGTTGCAACGACCATCCTGTACAGAGTGTCCGTGCTGCcgcgccgccatggtcaaggaGGATGTGGTTTGGGAAACGGTACGGGCGGCACGCAAACGGAGACGTAGGGAACTCCGTAAACAAACTGGTACGCGGAGTTCGATATTGAAAGAGGTCAGAAGTCGTACTTCGGAAGAGAATTTGGAAGCAACAGAAGAGGAATCGGAATCCGCGGGGAATCCTGAGAGAAGGGAAGCCGGTGTTGTTACAATTCGCTTTGGTGAATCCGTCGATGATTTGTTGCAAGAGTCCGAACCAGAGGATCCCGAAGCTTCCGACGTTCTTGACGGTACCGTATAG
- the BMS1 gene encoding ribosome biogenesis protein BMS1 (essential conserved nucleolar GTP-binding protein required for synthesis of 40S ribosomal subunits and for processing of the 35S pre-rRNA): MEDATQDHHKHKTRKEGRGAKEKKKDKRQQLQNDRVERHNPRAFSVANIGRTKRTIQRNADRAQKKEYVPLNDRRAAEVHETPPSLVVVMGPSGVGKSTLIRSLVKLYTNYTLTTVTGPITVVAGKNKRITFMECPNDTAAMLDCAKIADLVLLCVDAKFGFEMETFEFLNILQTHGFPKVMGIFTHLDQFRTAKNLRKTKKLLKHRFWTEIYDGAKMFYFSGVINGKYLKNECKQLTLFISRVKYRPLVWRNTHPYVLVDRHEDVTNPNAIEMDNLCDRSVTFYGYVRGTHLKPNMKVHVIGVGDYIMADVSVLPDPCPIPDKEQERTTLKKKDSLLFAPLSNVGAVSFDKDAVYIDIGRVNYTKKENLSLSSLINNTNGTGGKDEETDVSEEGEYDSDAPADVRVGVDENMGKSTLRIFKGSQAVQAGSDSSDEESDGENESSGGASDNLGTRLRRKAELGTQNESTDEDSDGSEDDKSSCSSGDVPDEDYLIGEGSYNESSDQSAVSASNFQNKESGIDYEPDGRGLHWKSRIAETASQSFLERQSAHVNLQEMIYGKGKSSVVSDDDMMEESAEREGGDSSGDDDDDFFKLKRSDGKRMAKSGRTASIRNKFVTGKWEKSKVEEFGEFEDLETGEKFGQADDYDEEKKVDGADTKDDDAENEYIEALKREKEARLARNREEFGEEGERSRLRHEGFRQGLYCRIQIDGLPAAFFESFNPHMPLVLGGLTPQETSMGLIRCRFKKHRWHRKILKCNDPLVFSVGWRRFQSMPTFSTEDQNGRYRYLKYTPEHMHCLATFYGPQVPPNTGILAIQNLSGNVAGFRIAATGIALELDASFPIVKKLKLVGTPTKIYKNTAFVTGMFNSDLEVSRFEGASIKTVSGIRGQVKKSLREGQPGSFRATFEDKILLSDIIFCRTWMPVEIKKYFNPVTNHLVGNVLGGWRGMKPKAQLQHETKTPIEVNADSIYKPIERPDRHFKKLIVPKRLEQALPYKNKPKNLEKRKKKGYVSNRAVVMEADERKKTTFIQALNTIRKEKVAIRKAKNEERKRDKAKEKAKKDEAILAIRKANKKRQYRAEGKRDKARDSKRMRND, encoded by the exons ATGGAGGACGCTACGCAAGATCACCACAAACATAAAACTCGCAAGGAAGGTCGTGGTGCCAaggaaaaaaagaaagacaaacGCCAACAGCTACAGAATGATCGTGTTGAGAGACACAATCCGAGAGCTTTTTCGGTCGCCAATATCGGGCGGACTAAACGCACAATACAGAGAAACGCTGATCGagcgcaaaagaaagaataCGTACCGTTGAATGATCGACGGGCTGCGGAAGTACATGAAACGCCTCCGTCCCTAGTGGTCGTTATGGGGCCTTCCGGAGTCGGCAAGTCAACGCTCATTCGGTCGCTTGTCAAGTTGTACACAAACTATACGTTGACAACCGTCACGGGACCGATTACCGTAGTTGCAGGCAAGAATAAGCGTATCACGTTCATGGAGTGCCCGAACGATACGGCCGCGATGTTGGATTGTGCCAAAATCGCGGATCTTGTTCTACTGTGCGTCGATGCCAAATTCGGTTTTGAAATGGAGACTTTCGAGTTTCTCAATATCCTGCAAACACACGGATTTCCGAAAGTCATGGGCATTTTCACCCATTTGGACCAGTTTAGGACAGCCAAGAATCTGCGAAAGACAAAAAAGCTGCTCAAACACCGATTCTGGACCGAAATTTACGATGGAGCCAAAATGTTCTACTTTTCTGGGGTTATTAACGGAAAGTATTTGAAGAACGAATGCAAGCAGCTGACCTTATTCATTTCTAGAGTCAAA TATCGACCTTTGGTCTGGCGAAATACCCATCCTTATGTGCTCGTAGATCGCCACGAAGATGTTACCAATCCCAATGCAATTGAAATGGATAATTTGTGCGATAGGAGCGTCACATTTTATGGCTATGTAAGAGGGACACATTTGAAACCTAATATGAAAGTTCACGTCATTGGCGTAGGCGACTATATCATGGCTGATGTTAGTGTCTTACCAGATCCATGTCCCATTCCGGACAAGGAACAGGAGCGTACT actttgaaaaaaaagGACTCCTTACTATTTGCTCCACTGTCCAACGTCGGTGCAGTTTCCTTCGACAAAGATGCTGTCTACATTGACATCGGTCGCGTCAATTAtacaaaaaaagaaaatcTCTCTTTGTCTTCACTAATCAACAACACAAATGGCACAGGGGGAAAAGATGAGGAAACCGATGTTAGTGAGGAAGGTGAATACGACTCTGATGCGCCAGCTG ATGTGCGTGTGGGCGTCGATGAAAATATGGGCAAGTCGACGCTTCGGATCTTCAAAGGAAGTCAGGCTGTTCAAGCAGGCTCCGATAGTAGTGATGAAGAAAGCGATGGGGAAAACGAAAGCTCAGGTGGCGCCAGTGATAATCTTGGTACACGACTGAGAAGAAAGGCCGAGCTTGGCACTCAGAACGAATCTACTGATGAAGACAGTGACGGCAGCGAAGACGATAAAAGCAGTTGCTCCTCTGGAGATGTACCTGATGAGGATTATTTGATTGGAGAAGGATCGTACAATGAATCAAGTGATCAAAGCGCGGTATCAGCGTCAAATTTCCAGAATAAGGAGAGTGGAATTGATTATGAACCAGATGGACGAGGGCTTCACTGGAAGTCGCGAATTGCTGAAACAGCATCGCAGTCTTTTTTGGAACGCCAGTCAGCCCATGTGAACCTGCAGGAAATGATATATGGGAAGGGAAAGAGCTCTGTTGtgagcgacgacgatatgatggaagaaagtgcGGAAAGAGAAGGCGGAGACTCATCGggtgatgatgacgatgatttCTTCAAGTTGAAAAGGTCGGATGGGAAGAGAATGGCAAAATCAGGGAGGACAGCT TCAATCCGAAATAAGTTCGTAACTGGAAAATGGGAGAAAAGCAAAGTTGAAGAATTTGGAGAATTTGAAGATCTTGAAACAGGAGAGAAGTTTGGACAGGCGGACG ACTACGACGAGGAGAAAAAAGTCGATGGCGCAGATACTAAAGATGATGACGCGGAAAATGAATACATCGAAGCATTGAAGCGGGAAAAGGAGGCACGGCTTGCACGAAATCGCGAAGAGTTCGGTGAAGAGGGTGAACGATCGCGGTTACGACATGAAGGCTTCAGGCAAGGGCTTTATTGTCGTATACAGATTGATGGACTGCCTGCGGCATTCTTCGAATCTTTCAACCCTCATATGCCTTTGGTACTGGGGGGCTTGACGCCGCAAGAAACGAGTATGGGTCTGATTCGCTGTCGTTTCAAAAAGCATCGCTGGCACAGGAAGATCCTTAAGTGCAACGATCCGCTTGTTTTCTCTGTGGGTTGGCGCCGGTTTCAGAGTATGCCCACGTTTTCAACGGAAGATCAAAATGGCCGTTACCGGTACTTGAAGTATACGCCAGAGCATATGCACTGTTTGGCCACGTTCTACGGACCTCAGGTGCCTCCAAATACTGGCATACTTGCCATCCAAAATTTGTCAGGCAACGTAGCTGGATTCCGTATAGCGGCTACCGGCATTGCCTTAGAACTGGATGCATCGTTTCCCATTGTAAAAAAGCTCAAATTGGTCGGTACTCCCACGAAAATTTACAAAAACACTGCCTTTGTTACCGGCATGTTTAACAGCGATCTGGAAGTAAGCCGATTTGAAGGAGCCAGCATAAAGACTGTTAGTGGCATTCGTGGTCAAGTGAAAAAGTCGCTACGGGAAGGACAGCCGGGATCCTTTCGTGCTACCTTCGAAGACAAAATATTGCTTTCGGATATTATTTTCTGCCGAACATGGATGCCGGTAGAAATCAAAAAGTATTTTAATCCCGTGACGAACCACTTGGTTGGCAATGTCTTAGGAGGTTGGCGTGGAATGAAACCAAAGGCCCAGTTACAACATGAAACGAAGACCCCGATCGAAGTGAATGCGGATTCAATCTACAAACCGATTGAACGACCTGATCGCCATTTCAAGAAGCTCATTGTACCGAAGCGACTAGAGCAAGCGCTGCCTTACAAAAATAAGCCAAAGAATTTggagaaacgaaagaagaagggTTACGTATCAAACCGAGCTGTAGTTATGGAGGCAGACGAACGAAAGAAAACTACCTTTATTCAAGCCCTTAATACTATCCGTAAAGAAAAGGTAGCTATCCGGAAGGCAAAGAATGAAGAACGCAAGAGGgacaaagcaaaagaaaaagccaAGAAAGACGAAGCTATCCTGGCCATCcgcaaagcaaacaagaaacgCCAGTACCGCGCTGAAGGCAAACGAGACAAGGCTAGAGACTCTAAGCGCATGCGAAATGATTAA
- the SOD2 gene encoding mutase superoxide dismutase (Superoxide dismutase [Fe/Mn], likely a mitochondrial precursor; catalyses the conversion of superoxide radicals to molecular oxygen): protein MSGSKIIVDSALRAAVNLRSSKIPTELAKSSAALFSAYGGAKKHELPTLTYDYASLEPAISAETMELHHSKHHNTYVTNLNVTLEKMDSALTSSDISALIGLQGALKFNGGGHLNHTLFWDLESAIKESFGDFEKLKTEMSAKTVAVQGSGWGWLGYNKSTGRLEIATCANQDPLEATTGLAPLLGIDVWEHAYYVDYRNVRPDYVKNIWDIINWDTVAQRLSATK from the exons ATGTCCGGGAGCAAGATCATTGTTGATTCGGCGCTTCGCGCCGCTGTCAACCTTCGTTCTTCGAAAATCCCCACAGAATTGGCCAAGTCGAGTGCAGCGTTGTTCTCGGCTTACGGCGGAGCAAAGAAGCATGAGCTGCCAACTCTTACTTACGACTACGCCTCCCTCGAAC CTGCCATTTCGGCAGAAACCATGGAGTTGCATCATAGTAAACACCACAACACCTACGTTACGAACTTAAACGTTACCTTAGAAAAAATGGACAGTGCTTTGACTTCCAGTGACATTTCTGCTCTTATTGGACTACAGGGAGCATTAAAGTTCAACGGGGGCGGCCACTTGAACCACACTCTTTTCTGGGATCTTGAGTCGGCAATCAAGGAAAGCTTTGGCGATTTTGAAAAGTTGAAGACCGAAATGAGTGCCAAGACTGTTGCGGTCCAGGGAAGCGGATGGGGCTGGCTTGGTTACAACAAATCAACTGGACGCCTCGAAATTGCGACTTGTGCGAACCAGGATCCTTTGGAGGCCACGACCGGCCTCGCCCCTTTATTGGGGATCGACGTATGGGAGCATGCCTACTATGTCGATTACCGTAACGTGCGCCCAGATTACGTGAAAAATATCTGGGACATCATCAACTGGGATACCGTTGCCCAGCGTCTCTCCGCAACCAAGTAA
- a CDS encoding predicted protein: TRQSFYRRPLPDSCTAFSSKNGRLIFSSALASKGLKSFFPLMEQYSTQSEPAYCGISTLVIALNAFAIDPRQTWKGPWRWYEESMLNCCLDLEEAKQKGVTLKAFSCLAVCQGIQASVYYTEEERVSENHFRETIKAACVESEGDGDGLRDVVVVSYTRKTLGQTGTGHFSPIAAFDSVSDSVLILDTARFKYGAHWVPLSLLYEAMQPVDPDTGRSRGYVLLSNEK, encoded by the coding sequence ACGAGGCAAAGCTTCTACCGCAGGCCTTTGCCAGATTCTTGCACTGCCTTCTCCTCTAAAAATGGACGCTTAATCTTCAGCTCAGCGTTGGCTTCGAAAGGCCTCAAATCTTTTTTCCCGCTAATGGAGCAATACTCGACACAATCGGAACCCGCTTACTGCGGTATAAGCACCCTTGTCATCGCTTTGAATGCCTTCGCGATTGACCCCCGGCAGACATGGAAGGGACCATGGAGGTGGTATGAGGAATCGATGCTCAACTGCTGCTTGGATctagaagaagcaaaacagAAAGGTGTGACACTAAAGGCTTTTTCGTGCCTTGCCGTCTGCCAGGGTATTCAAGCGTCAGTTTACTATACCGAGGAAGAAAGAGTGTCCGAGAACCATTTTCGGGAGACTATTAAAGCTGCTTGCGTTGAATCAGAAGGTGATGGAGACGGTCTTCGGGACGTTGTTGTAGTATCGTATACTCGCAAAACACTTGGGCAAACTGGAACTGGGCATTTTTCTCCTATCGCTGCATTCGACAGCGTTTCCGACTCAGTTTTGATTTTGGATACTGCTCGGTTCAAATACGGAGCGCATTGGGTTCCTTTGTCTTTATTATACGAAGCTATGCAACCTGTGGACCCCGATACTGGTCGCTCTAGAGGTTACGTTTTGCTATCAAACGAAAAA
- a CDS encoding predicted protein, giving the protein MDDERSNDEDNGGEVSDQAAAAAPPDILPVEEEDHERNPPPPVVPVHAEAVSILQLHRAPPNANFHGSATSSSSCAVSASNQSLLRQQAHSPVSNATHGLEVSARSFQGGYRRSYEAPFQQLAFSDTSPELDMEDPNASEQSSGWSDVAHSQDHGNGGVPPSPRSLHAGALLNGNFYTFGGYDGNQRVNTFHAFSFAEKRWSPVFPSANSSPPPTPRDRHVAVAFGNAFYVHGGFDGTSRVADFWAFDFSTMSWREIVALQGRHPSPRHSHAAVVHGHSMYIFGGYDGSYKSDLHEFDFTTSRWNAVPAVGRRPRARYRATCVVHKNSMILYGGHDGTRHLSDTHVFDIDTKTWAILLTEGAPPVPRDSHVSVIHMNSMYVFGGSTGSAMNDLHELQLPSSSSMSAKWRSINASHAEQPRHRFCHVAVVHSDAMFVFGGYDGSDRLNDFIRFDFTVYDLSFEVPQSTLIADFRSMINDVTLSDVSFIVEGRDSPIYAHKLMLVRCPYFESLFLGSMRESRQATIYIEQVSYPIFLATLEYLYTDHVSISLKNAMELFEAADLFCIPRLKTMCEKRMLQSITVENAAGIFLAADMHSASALRQKVKKFILSNFEEVSKSSCFEEMGRSNIELVFELLQSR; this is encoded by the coding sequence ATGGATGACGAAAGAAGCAACGATGAAGACAATGGAGGCGAAGTTTCGGACCAggccgctgccgctgccCCTCCCGATATACTTCCTGTTGAGGAAGAAGATCACGAAAGAAATCCGCCACCGCCTGTCGTCCCGGTGCATGCCGAGGCTGTTAGCATCCTACAGCTGCATCGAGCACCACCTAACGCGAACTTTCACGGGAGCGCTACCTCGTCATCCTCGTGTGCAGTCtcagcttccaaccaatcTCTCCTGCGTCAACAAGCTCACTCACCAGTGTCCAATGCTACGCACGGTTTAGAGGTCTCTGCGCGATCTTTCCAGGGAGGCTATCGGAGGAGTTACGAAGCTCCATTCCAACAGCTAGCTTTCTCGGACACCAGCCCGGAACTAGACATGGAAGATCCAAATGCATCAGAGCAATCTAGTGGATGGAGTGATGTGGCGCATTCCCAAGATCATGGCAATGGGGGAGTACCACCATCGCCTCGATCGTTGCATGCAGGGGCTTTATTGAACGGAAACTTTTACACTTTTGGTGGATACGACGGCAATCAACGAGTTAATACATTTCATGCGTTTTCATTTGCGGAAAAACGTTGGTCACCCGTTTTTCCCTCAGCGAATTCGTCACCACCTCCGACTCCCAGAGATAGGCACGTCGCTGTGGCGTTTGGAAATGCATTTTATGTGCACGGGGGTTTTGATGGCACCTCCCGAGTAGCCGACTTTTGGGCTTTTGACTTTTCCACAATGAGTTGGCGCGAGATTGTAGCTCTCCAGGGTAGGCATCCTTCGCCTCGCCACTCTCACGCAGCAGTTGTGCACGGACACTCGATGTATATCTTTGGTGGATATGATGGATCCTACAAATCAGATTTACACGAGTTCGACTTTACTACGTCAAGGTGGAACGCAGTACCGGCTGTCGGGCGACGTCCGCGAGCACGATATCGAGCAACCTGTGTTGTACACAAGAACTCCATGATCCTATACGGCGGACACGATGGAACTCGGCATTTGTCCGACACTCATGTGTTTGATATCGACACCAAAACGTGGGCCATCCTATTGACTGAAGGGGCTCCACCTGTACCACGTGATTCGCATGTTAGCGTGATTCATATGAATAGTATGTATGTCTTCGGGGGGAGTACTGGAAGTGCGATGAATGATCTACATGAACTCCAGCTACCTTCAAGTTCTTCGATGTCTGCGAAATGGCGAAGCATCAATGCTTCTCATGCTGAACAACCGCGCCACCGTTTTTGTCACGTAGCCGTCGTCCACAGCGATGCCATGTTTGTCTTTGGTGGATACGATGGCTCAGACAGGCTCAACGACTTTATACGGTTCGATTTTACGGTGTACGACTTGAGCTTTGAGGTCCCACAGTCCACTTTGATTGCTGATTTCCGATCGATGATCAATGACGTGACACTGTCTGACGTTTCCTTTATTGTTGAAGGACGGGACTCTCCAATCTACGCCCACAAGCTCATGCTGGTCCGTTGCCCGTACTTTGAGTCACTTTTTCTTGGCAGCATGAGAGAATCCCGTCAAGCCACAATTTATATTGAACAAGTGTCGTACCCTATCTTTTTGGCCACTTTGGAATATTTGTACACTGACCATGTATCCATCTCCTTAAAAAATGCCATGGAACTGTTTGAAGCGGCCGACCTTTTTTGCATACCGCGGCTTAAGACAATGTGTGAAAAACGGATGCTTCAATCAATAACTGTAGAGAACGCAGCAGGTATCTTTCTCGCTGCCGACATGCATTCTGCTTCTGCTCTCCGTCAGAAGGTGAAAAAGTTCATTCTGAGTAACTTTGAGGAGGTGAGCAAGAGCAGCtgtttcgaagaaatggGACGCAGCAACATTGAACTTGTCTTTGAACTATTGCAAAGCCGATAA
- a CDS encoding predicted protein, with translation MAPFLSICRLLFVPLMSFTLIDLANKPAEFETKYATVSDERSKVPLLEHNGKIIIESEVVAKYVAVNIVGKNDIDLLGDDSEVEGFLKVWQPVQLAFTNTLRAKNDDEVKVAIDSFFQSIEELENYLDPTTVFVCKSFSLAECLVAPWVHRMFLTLEHFRNIKLGNMLTPYPRTALWMTAVRDRPSVQASAIPMDKLLPSYRKFFVTYVTPGAPAASAESAL, from the exons ATGGCACCCTTTCTATCCATCTGTCGTCTCCTCTTCGTCCCTCTCATGTCtttcacc TTGATTGACCTCGCCAACAAACCTGCGGAGTTCGAAACAAAATACGCGACAGTTAGCGATGAGCGATCCAAGGTACCACTTCTAGAGCACAACGGCAAGATTATCATTGAAAGTGAAGTAGTAGCCAAGTACGTGGCTGTGAATATTGTTGGTAAAAACGATATCGACTTGTTGGGCGACGACAGCGAAGTTGAGGGATTTTTAAAAGTATGGCAGCCGGTGCAGCTTGCCTTCACCAATACACTCAGAGCgaagaacgacgacgaagttaAGGTGGCAATCGACTCATTTTTTCAATCTATTGAAGAACTGGAAAATTACTTGGACCCGACAACTGTATTCGTCTGCAAATCCTTCTCGCTGGCCGAATGCCTTGTCGCTCCTTGGGTGCACAGAATGTTTCTGACCTTGGAGCATTTTCGAAATATAAAACTTGGCAACATGCTCACGCCGTATCCACGTACAGCTCTCTGGATGACAGCAGTCCGTGATCGCCCATCGGTACAGGCTAGTGCAATTCCGATGGATAAGCTTCTGCCTTCGTATCGAAAATTCTTCGTGACGTACGTGACACCAGGCGCACCTGCTGCCTCGGCTGAAAGTGCACTGTAA